agaaaaactcacaaaataacttgaatctgacaaaagtaataataaatagaaatactatgaaaattaaccaatgaaaatctgacattgaatttgaaccatgcttcaacagaattattttttaaaaataaactcataaaacaggcctggacaaaaatgatacccataactaaatattttgtagcacaaccttttgaggcaatcactgtaatcaaatgattcctgtaactgtcaatgagacttctgcacctctcagcaggtattttggcccactcctcatgagcaaactgatccagttgtctcaggtttgaagggtgccttttccagacggcatgtttcagctccttccaaagatgctcaatagaaTTTAGGTCaaggctcatagaaggccacttcagaatagtccaaggttttcctcttagccattcttgcgTTTTAATCTGTGTGTTTTAATCCTGCATTATCCCGCATTAtatgcaagacccatgacctgtgactgagaccaagctttctgacactgggcagcacatttctctctagaatccatTGATAGATTTAATTGTACCccgcacagattcaagacaccctgtgccagatgcagcaaagcagaccCAGAACATAAACAGAACAAAGGATGCCAGGAGAAGGTTGGCTACCCCATGTAGCTGGGGAAaactgagaaagaaaaaaggcaatGTGGATTccctaaaacaaaacaaagctgtGTCTAAGAAGAGACAGAAACAAAATATAAGGGATTACTGTCTTTCTTTTTACTTCTTGTAAAACCAGGAACTTGAGAGACTTTTAGCAATCTACAAAGAAAGGTGAGGAGAAGCATGAGACCACTCAACCCTCTAGCAATACAGACTGCCTCAGCTCATGTGGAGACTAAGATCCAGCAACATGAGCCTCCATCTGAGCTCTTAAATAGACCTCCTCCTAGGTGTAGGCTGTTGTGCTTAATTGGCTCTGGCAGCCACCCACTGTTGCCCTCTGATGGCTGTAGGTGAAAATTGCCTGGAACCACTCCTTACAGATTGTCTCTCTTCTAATTTAGCTGTGTGGGTTTAACCGGCAAGGGAAGGTGATGAAGTGCTTAAGGTGCACCACACATTATAGTCATTATCCACAACAATTATTAAAGGTCTGACTAACAATATCCagcttttatcaataatgtaaaAGCAGGGGTAGTGAAAACTGTAGTGAAAATAGGAAAATAATCTTTGATGAAGATTACGATTACGATTAAGTTTTTTAATTGGTCAGAAAGTCCAATTAATACTACAATTAAAGAAAATCAAATTATCTTGCAATTATTTGATACTTCAGGTTTTCAGGGGTTAAGCCACCTCTGGCATTCTTATATATTACAGAAGGTGTGCACACCACTGCATCCCATTTTCTCTACTGGAGAGGATATTCTTTGGGACATCATAGGGGTGTCATAAAGGGCACTTCAAAGAAGTCCCTTACTGGACTTCAGTAAGGGACACCCTAGTGGGCACTTGATCATGTTTGTTCCATGTGAAAGGCAGACAAAAGGGCAAATTGTCTCATTTCTGCCACTCTAGAGGGCACTTCATCCATGCTTTTTCAACCATGGGGGAGTTTCCTCTTTCAAGATGCTTTGTCAGGCCGTTAGAGCAGCCGTCTTCAATTGCTGTGTATTTGTTAGCTTGGTTTGTGGTTTCTGCCTGCAGTTTGGTCTTCAGGAAGTGAAGCGCATGCCCATTCctttgaggtcaggtgactgacatTCTTAAGAAGCTCTTCGTTTGCTTTGGCTTCATTGTGTATTGTTTATAGATATTGTTAGTCAATTATTTATCTATCTCTTTGAGAATGTTTTGACCTGACTACATGTTGTGAAGGGGTTCAccataaaattatttttttagaaaaaaaatggcTCTTTGGTGTtgagctcaccagtgcattgtttctttatgtgttttttttgccCAGTTatggcctccttcacttgcaCTGACATCTTTTTGGACCATCTCCCAAAAATACTCCTAAGGTAAGCGTGCAATTAGAAGAAAATATACATAACAGTAATTGTCTTTGGTGAAGGCCCAGTTTTTGGCCATGGTCTTGTAACATCCTCGCAGATCCGGCTGTGAATGGTGGGGCCAAGTGGGCGGGAGCCAAAATGGTGGCGTGGAGAAAAAAGGAGGGAATAGACAAAACGTCATCATCTAAAAGCAACAAACTAGGTGTGTAAGTCACATTCTTTTAAAGTCTGGTGGAAGGTGGTGATTGGTCAGGGTAACAGGTGAACGCAATTCGCAGTTTCCTGGTAGAACTTTCACTAAAGCTTTAATTTACcatgaacagctaccaaatACCAGTTCAACATATGAAATCAGTTCTACACCTTTTATCTTCCTAGTTTTCATGAATTAATACAATTACAGGCCACAAGTTATGAGCTCATGAGCTGTAATAAATGCTACTAAGTCATAAAAGATGCTTCACGTCAGCTTTTAACAATTTATTAACAAACCCAAATGATTACACTGATGattacacataaataaaataacgcACAGCTGAAGAACACCCATCTTGAACATGTGGTAACTACTCTGTTTACCAAACTGGAGTGAATACCTCAGTCACACCTCAACCAGCAGTGAAGAAGCACTAGATTAGACTCACTTGTAAATAATCTATAAACCAAGTGAACGGATATTAATGAAATGAAGAGAAATGGATGGAAAGGGCATTGCTGTTTCATGTGATATGTAATGACTTACCAAACTGTTTAGAATACACAGTTATTAGTTGCTCAGCTGATTATTCTTCTCACTCTTTAAGTAGGATGTTTTGTCAAACCCAGAATAAAGGGTTGAGCTGAGGACAGGGTGTTATTTTGATCTTGTGGTCTGACTTCTGTTCTAGTGAAACAGTGTTGATGACATGctcatgtttaaataaaaacatccaTATATCACATCCTGTTTTCAATATTATCTCATGGACTAATTATATTGTGGTGGCTGTGTGCTCAGTGGCTGACATGAGGCTTCATGTGCTTAATAAGCTTTTTAAGGAGTTAAGAAGTAAAAAACAGAATTGAGTGTTTTGGGGAAGTTTGGCTTTTATGAATGCTTATATTAGTTTTGGTTTAAGTGACATTGAAGATCTGAAGATCTgttgtgttttgggtgtaaagTGTTAATTGTCTTTGGGGTCAGCTGGTTGATATTTGAGGGTGTTTTTAGGGTGGGTTTCTTTGCCAAGGCTTTAAAGCAACAGAGGGAGTTTTACATATTCTAAAAGAGCAGGTTTATACTCTTGGCCtttggtttctaataaaatcatGTTCATGGGAACATCTTTAAAGCATGCTGCTACTTCTAAATGCTCCTCATGCTGCAATAAGCTGCAAACAACATGGATGACATCCCTAAGTGCCCCTAGTTTTACTAAAGGCTAGATTATTTAGATTCGCGGCGTTTAGGATGGAAGACCTCAGTCCAGGTGTGACATCATGTTTACTCTGCATTCTCTATCTTAGTTTATTCTCAAGCCTGGTTTTGTATTGAAGTAAACAGGAGCACTACTGTGTAAGCTGTACTGGTAGTGTTCAGGCTTTGTCTCACTCTCAGCCCTTTTCTCTTTGGGCTTCCAAATCTGTGCGTGTGTTCTGTCCATCTGGTGCTGAACTCTCAGATAAATGGACAATAAATGAAGCTGTCATGTTTAACACCATGTTCACTGATCATCTTCAAGCTACCAAGACTCTGACAGACAGAAGTAGTGTCAAAAACACTGATACCACTATCATTACATACAAATTCAGTAGCAGGAGTGAATTatgaggaaaacaaaaaaattacaaatcaaattaaaataaactgtTTTAATAGGTTCAGTATTTTAGCAGAATTAATCATTTTTTAGTCTTAAGGCTCAACATTCAGTCGCTTTAGTGAATTCTTAtaccaacaggtaggtgatgttACCTGCAACACAAAGCACatttctgagagagagagagagagagagagagagagagagagagggaggttcAATGCGTCCACATTtcagcacctctctctctctctttctctgtcagtcagtggtcagtgagacagtatgGAGGTCAGTCCActctctgtgctgctctgtgagTAACTCTTTTCTTTATATCTTCATTAGagtcagagctgctgctgtatgGAGGTGTTTAAATGCAGTCAGACTAGGATCAGTGCAGCTATGGGAGCTTCAGCTCTTTTTCTcatctttcagttttttttacagtctttttCAGTTTGAGGTTTGACAGGTTTTATGAGCTCCATCTCTAACTGGTTATGAGGTGTTCAAGGCTACTACAGGTACTACAAGTGTTAGATTTGCCAGAAATCAGTGGGAAGGGACATGACTCAAGTCTGGTCCTCAGGgtgttttaataatataattaacacAGTATAGAATCTGAGAACAGACAAGGAACCCTGATTATAACATTACATATTATACTATTACAAACAtacataacaaaacaaaacaataaacataattatatattattataattatcatgTTGGGGACACatgaatgaataatgaatgcattcagctacttctgcAACCATTGCTGCCCACTGGCATTATACCTTATGCTATGAGTGGGCTacgggggtataaagcccccccaggattgagctgtgaaacagttaaaccatgttttctggaatgatggtgctcaatcTAGATGAgttaacctcactaatgcacttgtTTCTGAATTTAATCAAATGACCAATACAACTGGATCAGTACAGTGGTTGTAGTCAACATTGTGGACGTTGTTCATGGTGAACTGTGCAGATGTAGCTGTAGCAGTGGGCAGTGCAGTGATGGAGGACAGTGCAGTTCTATCAGTGGTGGTTGTGAACAGTTCAGATGTAGCAGTGGTGAAGGTTAACAGTGTACAGTGGTGGCAAACAGGGCAGTGGTGCTGGTGAACAGTGCAGTGCAGATGTTTTCTACAGACTGGGACTGAACTCCATTCTTGTGATTTAATAGAAAGTGCTGATTGGCTAAAAGCAGCTTCTTCTGTAAGGAAGATCACAGTCTGCTCGTGTTTTACCTCTAGTAGCCTGAGACGTGTTTATCCTTTTTATCCTTAACCCCCTTCAACTGAGAACAGCGAATCCTTCACACTAATGCATcatgtcctctgtttctttccaTACTGTAGTGCTGACTGTACTCTACTGTGGACAAGCTCAAGGTGAGCAGCTACATCTGCTTTTACTGGATTgcttcatttacattcatgtagATTTACCTGTACAACTTCCCCCAATCCACTGTATAGTTTATTATACACAtattttactacatttttacTAATATACGAttgtgtgtttttcacacaCATTGTACATTACAGACCTGTGAGCTTAAAATGTATGCTGACACTGTACAAAATATTACAATGCCagcatatttctatatttctagaATACAGACATATTCAGTTCATTAAGCAACAAAGTCTGATCTTATCCTGATAAACTACTGTTTatattgtaaaagtaaaatcagctctgatctcttcatcatttcatctcaacagaaaaacccaaaccaacactgagggtggatcctcacaccactgtctacactggagacacacttactctgaccTGTGATCTGCAGAGCTCACTCACTGGATGGAGGTTTACGTGGTTCAAAGTCTCTCAGCAGTTAGAATCTCTGGGAGAGTTAGGCCCCAACACACTCAGTATAACAGCTTCTGATTCAGGAACAACAGAGTATCTGTGTCAAGCATTCAGAGGATCATACGGCTCAGACTACAGTTATCCAGTCAAGATTACAGTAAGAGGTTCgtcattttttctgctttcttttCTCAAATTTCTTCATTATAGGATGTTTGTTCATCCGAAATAGAATCATttgttgtaaatatatattttactgtgCAAAAAcatcatatctccaaaatagcagctttGCAGGTGAAGGAAGGACTTTTCAGAGGAAGTCTGTGTAAAAGATGAGTTTTTCTGACTCAGATCTTAATCACTGAGAGCTTTTACAGCTgttgtaaaaaaagaaacaggtcTTTGTTCAAGAAATTCCACAGTGGGCCGTCAAAGACACATGTATGTCCCACTGAGACACTAACTTGTGTTGGGCCTGGAAttaatcctgtttttgttttttttttgttttaatgtgaCAAACAACTTCATTTCAGAATGAGAGTAAAAATGTTGATCAATTATTCCAGAAGGATTTTGAATTCTGGATCTTCTTACGAGAAACACCTTCTTCAGTTTCTACCTTTCTAAAGTTTTTATGATCTTTGAACAGAGAGACCAAAGGCTACAGTGAAAGGCTTTTAGagtgacattaggcatggtgccaaaagttTCATGCTTATGTGCTGGAAgaagacaagctgtgtaagCATTTGCATGCTGAAAGTCACACAGCTTTTTACACATACAGCTTATACTGACCATgatcaaatacaaataaatcagCTCTGATCTCTTCATCATTTAATATCGACAGAAAAACCCAAACCAACACTGAGGGTGGATCCTCACACCACTGtctacactggagacacacttactctgacctgtgatctgcagatctCACTCACTGGATGGAGGTTTAGGTGGTACAAAGTCTCTCAGCAGTTAAATCCTCTGACTGAATATAAAGACACCAACACACTTAGTATAACAGCATCTGTTACAGGAATAGCCAAGTATCAGTGTGTAGCACTCAGAGGAGACTACATCTCACACTACAGTGATCGAGTGAAGATTACAGTAAGAGGTTGGTCATGATTTCAGTTTTCTTTCTACAAACTTTCTACAGACTTCATTTCAGAATGAGAGTAAAAATGTTGATCAATTATTCCAGAAGGATTTTGAAATCTGGATCTTCTTACGAGAAACACCTTCTTCACACAGAGTTTCTACCTTTCTAAAGGTCTTTATGATCTTTGAACAGAGAGACCAAAGGCTACAGTGAAAGTGCAGCCAGCTGAGCGTGtgttcatcagagagagagtcactctCACATGTGACATAGAAAGTGGAGTCTGGAATTACGAGTGGTTTAAGAATAATGATCCTCTCAGTGAAGCTCAATGGAGAAAGAACTATGAAATCTCTAATGTTGATGGGTCTCATGAAGGTGATTATACCTGTAAGGGAAGACAGTCAACAGAGCCGCGCTACTCAGAGATCAGTGCTGCTGTTAGactgactgtatcaggtgaGTGTGTCGTCTTCCACACATTTCTACCATTAACAGTTAAAAGAGTAGAGGTGCTTTACTGCTGCAGAAACATTATCATGTACATCAGCTTAAGAAGTGATAGAGGAGGATCAGCACACTTCTCTTTACAACACACAGTATCTCAGAAAGCTCAGTGAGGTCAGAGAGCTCGGGTTTACTAGATGAGGTGGTTTTACAGTGTGAGGAGATACAGTAGAAGCTATGGTTGGAAAACTGGGTTTTGGGTTGTTACTTTAGTTTAATCAAAGAGAGGAATGTCTCTTTTACAGGGTGAAGCAGACTAAAATGTAGACACTAGACACTATCTCCTGTCCATGGAAGgttttctacaagattttagagcattggtgtgaggatttgattgaattcagggACAAA
This portion of the Salminus brasiliensis chromosome 9, fSalBra1.hap2, whole genome shotgun sequence genome encodes:
- the LOC140562014 gene encoding uncharacterized protein, producing MSSVSFHTVVLTVLYCGQAQEKPKPTLRVDPHTTVYTGDTLTLTCDLQISLTGWRFRWYKVSQQLNPLTEYKDTNTLSITASVTGIAKYQCVALRGDYISHYSDRVKITVRERPKATVKVQPAERVFIRERVTLTCDIESGVWNYEWFKNNDPLSEAQWRKNYEISNVDGSHEGDYTCKGRQSTEPRYSEISAAVRLTVSG